A window of Zingiber officinale cultivar Zhangliang chromosome 5A, Zo_v1.1, whole genome shotgun sequence contains these coding sequences:
- the LOC121981592 gene encoding uncharacterized protein LOC121981592 isoform X3, with amino-acid sequence MIGSSNIGYLAYFISALIATCEGWRCWSHGCGFAFMACPQIIFLAAFLLLISFWVDLCHQASDDEEEDYEPGCTEALLDKSMNKQDQLHADGCRVFCFPRSIHVGNRQKFVILVIALIFISMIAFSILIWIGGGKNPIDSPLVARVYLYTSSVAMLLLGGAFACYGTLLFSKMSKVRSEMASTEMWKVASLAAVTVLCFTSSAVLAVTTTVPLEMLSNWHPRDSENLLSSVFVFLYYFIGSSVPSGFVLWVMREMPPSHVNYTHRTPQSTVVTFIRERDSAAQNPQWRDAVTSLQNKGLKSSPI; translated from the exons atgattggctcttccAACATAG GCTACTTGGCATACTTTATATCCGCTCTTATTGCTACTTGTGAGGGTTGGCGATGTTGGTCACATGGTTGTGGATTTGCTTTCATGG CTTGCCCTCAAATTATCTTTCTTGCTGCATTTCTCCTGCTTATCTCTTTCTG GGTTGACCTGTGCCATCAAGCAAGTgatgatgaagaggaagattaTGAACCTGGTTGCACTGAAGCTTTGTTGGATAAGTCAATGAATAAACAAGATCAGCTGCATGCTGATGGGTGTAGAGTATTTTGCTTTCCTCGAAGCATTCATGTTGGAAACCGACAAAAGTTTGTAATCTTG GTGATTGCCCTTATATTTATTTCTATGATCGCATTTTCCATCTTGATATGGATTGGTGGAGGAAAAAATCCTATCGATTCTCCTCTTGTGGCTAGG GTTTATCTATATACTTCTTCTGTAGCAATGCTCCTTTTAGGTGGTGCTTTTGCTTGCTATG GGACTCTGTTGTTTTCAAAAATGAGCAAAGTGCGTTCGGAAATGGCATCTACTGAAATGTGGAAG GTTGCAAGTTTGGCAGCTGTGACTGTTCTATGTTTCACATCATCTGCTGTTCTAGCTGTTACTACTACTGTACCA TTGGAGATGCTTTCAAATTGGCACCCACGTGATTCAGAGAACCTACTCAGTTCAGTTTTTGTTTTTCTCTACTACTTCATAG GTTCATCAGTACCCTCAGGCTTTGTCTTATGGGTCATGAGAGAAATGCCGCCTTCACATGTAAATTATACTCATAGAACACCACAATCTACCGTGGTAACTTTTATCAGAGAGAGAGATTCAGCTGCTCAAAATCCACAATGGAGGGATGCGGTAACATCGTTGCAGAATAAG